The following are encoded together in the Trichomycterus rosablanca isolate fTriRos1 chromosome 19, fTriRos1.hap1, whole genome shotgun sequence genome:
- the armc1l gene encoding armadillo repeat containing 1, like: MMDALSVVTQLRDLASEPQNRETIAQDEGCLPGLVLFLDHKDSQVVFTTLQTLRYLAESPKNVSAMKNELGMMVSLELLIEKTGLSVDITDLAKEVHEVLSAPSRTDTFRTPEQQMRRNKPQFFINSSNKKAKTVTLHIQGLDGTDQRGVCEDALLKVKGVISFTFQMALKRCTVRVRADLPTESLTSAIAGTKLLSAQQVVKNERGEEVLVPLCTTEAHIEENRHLPDYLPEDESPETKTDRAISRTAAKQDASGSWLSSAASFLTKTFYW, encoded by the exons ATGATGGATGCACTGTCGGTAGTGACCCAGCTGCGAGATCTGGCATCCGAGCCTCAGAATCGAGAGACTATAGCACAGGATGAGGGCTGCTTACCTGGGCTTGTTTTGTTCCTAGACCACAAAGACTCTCAAGTAGTTTTTACCACTTTGCAG ACTCTGAGATATCTGGCAGAATCGCCTAAGAACGTCAGCGCCATGAAGAATGAACTTGGCATGATGGTGAGCCTAGAGCTGCTGATAGAAAA GACTGGACTCAGTGTGGACATTACAGACCTTGCTAAAGAGGTGCATGAAGTTTTAAGTGCTCCATCGAGGACAGACACTTTTAGAACTCCTGAGCAGCAGATGAGGAGGAATAAACCTCAGTTCTTCATCAACAGTTCCAACAAAAAGGCCAAAACGGTCACGCTACACATACAGGGCTTGGATGGGACT GACCAGCGAGGTGTTTGTGAGGATGCGCTCCTGAAGGTTAAAGGCGTAATCAGCTTCACTTTCCAGATGGCTCTCAAGAGGTGTACAGTACGTGTCCGAGCCGACCTGCCCACTGAG AGTCTGACTTCAGCCATTGCTGGCACCAAACTGCTTTCAGCTCAGCAGGTGGTGAAGAATGAGAGGGGTGAGGAG GTTCTCGTCCCTCTCTGTACTACAGAAGCTCACATAGAGGAGAACCGTCACCTGCCAGATTATCTACCCGAGGATGAAAGTCCCGAAACGAAAACAGACCGGGCCATATCACGCACCGCCGCCAAACAGGACGCCAGCGGGAGCTGGTTAAGCTCAGCCGCCAGTTTTCTCACTAAAACCTTTTACTGGTGA
- the si:dkey-126g1.9 gene encoding uncharacterized protein si:dkey-126g1.9 — MKPKRLVETTDEGQDESGYRRQAWPKNYVPLEESENQEKRQEAREEKKAKKKEKYKKYKKSVRKALHFSWKCLMLGLQNFTVGYSTPLSAAATLVPEYRRAKQKH; from the exons ATGAAGCCTAAACGCCTCGTGGAGACGACGGACGAAGGCCAGGACGAGAGCGGATACCGCCGGCAGGCTTGGCCGAAGAACTACGTGCCGTTAGAGGAGAGTGAAAATCAGGAGAAGAGGCAAGAAGCACGAGAGGAGAAGAAAGCCAAGAAGAAAGAGaagtacaaaaaatacaaaaag agcgTGAGGAAGGCGCTGCACTTCAGTTGGAAGTGTCTGATGTTGGGACTTCAGAATTTCACAGTGGGGTACTCTACACCCCTCAGTGCAGCCGCCACACTCGTCCCCGAGTACAGAAGAGCAAAGCAAAAGCACTGA
- the mtfr2 gene encoding mitochondrial fission regulator 2, producing the protein MSLLEDVLQLLRCVLDYFGVPQDMLVPVWESTLCGQYRSIVRMIGTNLPLTPYPRLHFQIPLQTIRRHGHTDVSVDAPAIPSLADVLWLDEDEGERCTRFRNFVQLRKIGRPQGFDASAAVPLQPVLSAQSVQKQPSASILSSEPEALKKIHALETELLKLQAQIALIVTTPPADSSHPSVPTTPCSSHLPAPVFTSTPLVAPPPPPPPPPPPPPALAGSAQVSVSNMIRQRQTARKDRDTVNKGTADATDTSVASVPSMLDVLKDLNQVKLRSVERSPGGTPVKKRRSKGTACAFDPAALIAAALKRKFMHKLRDDSYNKENRSAETSPFSSPDTPRIPQLTRRSQGRNHL; encoded by the exons ATGTCTTTACTAGAAGATGTCCTGCAGCTCCTGAGATGTGTCTTGGACTATTTCGGAGTGCCCCAGGATATG TTGGTTCCAGTCTGGGAGAGCACTTTGTGTGGACAGTATCGCAGCATTGTTCGCATGATCGGAACCAATCTCCCTCTGACGCCTTATCCCCGGCTCCACTTCCAG ATTCCTTTGCAGACAATCAGAAGACATGGACACACTGACGTCTCGGTGGATGCCCCGGCTATTCCATCACTGGCGGATGTGTTATGGCTGGACGAAGATGAAGGAGAGAGGTGCACAAGGTTCAG GAATTTTGTCCAACTGAGGAAGATTGGAAGGCCGCAGGGGTTTGACGCTTCAGCAGCAGTTCCTTTACAGCCTGTACTTTCAGCCCAGAGTGTCCAGAAACAACCATCAGCATCGATACTGAGCTCTGAACCAGAAGCGCTCAAGAAAATCCACGCGTTAGAGACCGAGTTACTGAAGCTCCAAGCTCAGATCGCCCTGATCGTCACCACTCCACCAG CTGACAGTTCTCATCCGAGCGTtcccaccacaccatgttcctCTCATTTGCCTGCACCCGTCTTTACCTCCACTCCACTGGTCGCGCCGCctccccctcctcctcctcctccaccacctCCTCCAGCTCTGGCTGGCTCAGCGCAGGTCTCAGTGAGCAACATGatcagacagagacagacagccAGGAAGGACAGAGACACGGTGAATAAGGGAACAGCGGATGCAACTGACACCTCGGTGGCTTCGGTTCCCTCTATGCTGGACGTCCTGAAAGACCTAAACCAGGTTAAACTCCGTTCTGTCGAGAG GTCCCCTGGAGGAACCCCCGTGAAGAAACGAAGGAGTAAAGGTACGGCGTGCGCGTTTGACCCCGCCGCTCTCATTGCCGCAGCATTAAAGAGGAAGTTCATGCACAAACTGCGGGATGACTCATACAATAAGGAGAACCGCTCGGCGGAGACGTCGCCATTCAGCAGTCCAGACACGCCCAGA ATTCCCCAGCTGACGAGGCGCAGTCAGGGACGAAACCACCTGTGA